Proteins encoded in a region of the Deinococcus aerius genome:
- a CDS encoding helix-turn-helix transcriptional regulator yields MNNRIRALRVGRGWTQADLAALLDVSRQTVNALETGKYDPSLPLAFRIARLFGQTIEDIFDDGEGKDGRA; encoded by the coding sequence ATGAACAACCGCATCCGGGCACTGCGGGTGGGGCGCGGCTGGACGCAGGCCGACCTCGCCGCGCTGCTCGACGTGAGCCGCCAGACGGTGAACGCCCTGGAAACCGGCAAATACGACCCCAGCCTGCCCCTGGCGTTCCGCATCGCGCGGCTATTCGGGCAGACCATCGAGGACATCTTCGACGATGGGGAAGGGAAAGACGGACGTGCTTGA